In Geoalkalibacter sp., the following are encoded in one genomic region:
- a CDS encoding helicase C-terminal domain-containing protein, translating to MHQFFSQEALLLMRQAIAEARGNEVFFLGRTDEARRVTGVEVLARGNEEAVPAILSCCAYGDVVIHNHPSGGLDPSGADIEVASRLGGLGVGFYIVDNRLEQLYRVVEAFAPRERHSLDAARIAAVLGNDGAVARTLPGWEERPEQLRMAFAVSEAFNLGRIALIEAGTGTGKSLAYLVPALLWALDNDERVVVSTNTINLQEQLIRKDLPFLRRATGLEFRAVLVKGRGNYLCLRRAENAQAEPGLFDGGEEGELQAILAWAQTTRDGSKESLSFPPREAVWEEVRCELDQCGRVRCTHYGRCFFHRARREAASADLLVVNHALLLSDLALRLQTDNYSAAAVLPPFEHVILDEAHHLEDVATQFFSAQVTRFSFARLLGRLQHPRKPDKGLLPRFLNQLAKELPDSEDTLYRELYGRVEALLGARQALLDEALGSLEQIGRSLTAAAGHRLESGEEFKQRLIPSFTAGPLWPSLAEPIRSLARSSAALAGQLRALLKACGTLPEETADKLLAPLIDLRGCTARMEALAADLNLFTAEDPRSCAWFEVAQRRIGFGDGVVTRLRSAPLEVGEALNEALYERFRTLILTSATLAVGDSFAYFCGRTGLDRVEAQRRRELQLASPFDYQRQTLLAVATDLPEPGRAGFAEAARACVERCVLAADGRTFVLFTAYSLLRRVHGELAPVLSARGYHCLRQGERNRHELLKQFAADPTSVLFATDSFWEGVDVPGRALEQVIITRLPFRVPTEPVLEARAEAIAARGGDPFLSYTLPQAVIRFKQGFGRLIRHRDDRGVVLILDNRVVTKGYGRIFLRALPETPVLAAPAAAIAEEIRRFFRVTQPAAAPED from the coding sequence ATGCACCAGTTTTTTTCCCAGGAGGCCCTCCTGCTCATGCGCCAGGCGATCGCCGAGGCGCGCGGCAACGAGGTGTTCTTTCTCGGCCGCACCGACGAGGCGCGGCGGGTGACCGGCGTCGAAGTGCTGGCGCGGGGCAACGAGGAGGCGGTCCCGGCCATTCTCTCCTGTTGCGCCTACGGCGACGTGGTGATCCACAATCATCCCTCGGGCGGCCTCGATCCCTCGGGCGCCGACATCGAGGTGGCCTCGCGCCTGGGGGGGCTCGGCGTGGGCTTTTACATCGTCGACAACCGCCTCGAGCAGCTCTACCGGGTGGTGGAAGCCTTTGCCCCGCGCGAGCGCCACAGCCTGGATGCGGCGCGCATCGCCGCGGTGCTCGGCAACGACGGGGCGGTGGCGCGCACCCTGCCCGGCTGGGAAGAGCGCCCCGAACAGCTGCGCATGGCCTTTGCCGTGAGCGAAGCCTTCAACCTGGGAAGGATCGCCCTCATCGAGGCGGGCACCGGCACCGGCAAAAGCCTCGCCTATCTGGTGCCGGCCCTGCTCTGGGCGCTGGACAACGATGAGCGGGTGGTGGTCTCGACCAACACCATCAACCTGCAGGAACAGCTCATCCGCAAGGACCTCCCCTTTCTGCGGCGCGCCACGGGCCTGGAGTTTCGCGCGGTGCTGGTCAAGGGGCGCGGCAATTACCTCTGTCTGCGCCGCGCCGAGAACGCGCAGGCCGAGCCGGGCCTGTTCGACGGCGGCGAGGAAGGTGAGTTGCAGGCGATTCTCGCCTGGGCGCAGACCACCCGCGACGGCTCCAAGGAAAGCCTCTCCTTCCCGCCCCGCGAAGCGGTGTGGGAGGAGGTACGCTGCGAACTCGATCAGTGCGGGCGGGTGCGCTGCACCCACTATGGCCGCTGCTTTTTTCACCGGGCGCGCCGCGAGGCGGCCTCGGCCGATCTGCTGGTGGTCAATCACGCCCTGCTGCTCTCCGATCTCGCCCTGCGCCTGCAGACCGACAACTACAGCGCCGCGGCGGTGCTGCCGCCCTTTGAGCACGTCATCCTCGACGAGGCCCATCATCTGGAGGATGTCGCCACCCAGTTCTTTTCCGCTCAGGTCACGCGCTTTTCCTTCGCGCGCCTGCTCGGGCGACTCCAGCACCCGCGCAAGCCGGACAAGGGACTGCTGCCGCGCTTTCTCAACCAGCTGGCGAAGGAATTGCCGGACAGCGAGGATACCTTGTACCGCGAGCTTTACGGCCGGGTCGAGGCGCTGCTCGGCGCGCGCCAGGCCCTGCTCGACGAGGCCCTCGGCAGCCTTGAGCAGATCGGTCGGTCCTTGACCGCGGCGGCCGGGCACCGATTGGAGAGCGGCGAGGAGTTCAAGCAGCGCCTGATTCCCAGCTTTACCGCCGGCCCCCTCTGGCCCTCTCTCGCCGAACCGATCCGCTCCCTGGCGCGCAGCAGCGCCGCCCTGGCCGGGCAATTGCGCGCTCTGCTCAAGGCCTGCGGCACCTTGCCCGAAGAGACCGCCGACAAGCTGCTCGCGCCGCTCATCGATCTGCGCGGCTGCACCGCGCGCATGGAGGCCCTCGCCGCCGATCTCAACCTTTTCACCGCCGAGGATCCCCGCAGTTGCGCCTGGTTTGAGGTGGCGCAGCGTCGCATCGGTTTCGGCGATGGGGTGGTCACGCGCCTGCGCAGCGCGCCGCTGGAGGTCGGCGAAGCGCTCAACGAGGCCCTCTACGAGCGTTTTCGCACCCTGATCCTGACCAGCGCGACCCTCGCCGTGGGCGACTCCTTCGCTTATTTTTGCGGCCGCACCGGTCTGGACCGGGTGGAGGCGCAACGGCGGCGCGAACTCCAGCTCGCCTCGCCCTTTGACTACCAGCGCCAGACCCTGCTGGCCGTGGCCACCGATCTGCCCGAACCGGGGCGCGCCGGCTTTGCCGAGGCGGCGCGCGCCTGCGTGGAACGCTGCGTGCTCGCCGCCGACGGCCGGACCTTCGTGCTGTTCACCGCCTACAGCCTGCTGCGCCGCGTCCACGGCGAACTCGCCCCGGTCCTTAGCGCCCGCGGCTATCACTGCCTGCGCCAGGGAGAGCGCAACCGCCATGAGCTGCTCAAGCAGTTCGCCGCCGATCCCACCAGCGTGCTCTTCGCCACCGATTCCTTCTGGGAAGGGGTGGATGTGCCCGGTCGCGCCCTGGAGCAGGTGATCATCACCCGCCTGCCTTTTCGCGTGCCCACCGAGCCGGTGCTGGAAGCGCGCGCCGAAGCCATCGCCGCGCGCGGCGGCGATCCCTTCCTGAGCTATACCCTGCCCCAGGCGGTGATCCGCTTCAAGCAGGGCTTCGGCCGCCTGATCCGCCACCGCGACGATCGCGGGGTGGTGCTGATCCTCGACAACCGGGTGGTCACCAAAGGCTATGGCCGCATCTTTCTGCGCGCCCTGCCCGAGACCCCGGTCCTGGCGGCGCCGGCGGCGGCCATCGCCGAAGAGATCCGGCGGTTTTTCCGCGTCACGCAGCCCGCCGCCGCTCCCGAAGACTGA
- a CDS encoding NfeD family protein: MAASRRSSPLHPSRRGWSGRILLRYALLQLPALGLLAAGLNLLSRWWELPRIVPWLVLGGWLLKDVLLFPLVWRAYDPDPAPLTNTLVGREGQVVREFAPLGLITIQGELWRARPAPNTAPPPCGGRVRVLAMDGLTLVVEAVAGQPCPSDAERS, translated from the coding sequence ATGGCCGCGTCACGCCGCTCCAGCCCCCTTCACCCATCGCGCCGCGGCTGGAGCGGGCGCATCCTGCTGCGTTACGCCCTGCTGCAGCTGCCGGCCCTGGGTCTGCTCGCGGCGGGACTGAACCTGCTGAGCCGCTGGTGGGAGCTGCCCCGGATTGTGCCCTGGCTGGTGCTGGGCGGCTGGCTGCTCAAGGACGTGCTGCTTTTCCCCCTGGTGTGGCGCGCCTATGATCCCGATCCCGCGCCGCTCACCAACACCCTCGTCGGCCGCGAGGGGCAGGTGGTGCGCGAATTCGCTCCCCTGGGCCTGATCACGATCCAGGGGGAGCTCTGGCGGGCGCGACCCGCCCCGAACACCGCGCCGCCTCCCTGCGGCGGGCGCGTGCGGGTGCTTGCCATGGACGGCCTGACCCTGGTGGTCGAAGCCGTCGCGGGACAACCCTGCCCATCCGACGCGGAGCGATCATGA